From Sardina pilchardus chromosome 9, fSarPil1.1, whole genome shotgun sequence, a single genomic window includes:
- the klhdc7a gene encoding kelch domain-containing protein 7A, with product MPTADAAGTTRFDMQLLGKLTLSVATVLFISWAYRFYSARGRRRGQVQQKGLAASTSAPTPPTPPSPPPSPSSRSPSSQHASGSPPKRCSSCKMELRPRGKVIPEASAAAAAAGSISPRSRQVSKIYVCSAATPDRGDARVNNGGQRPGNRVPYLAPADLIITTTAAVSEKTSASSRITEERSSAMSDLERQAVANKLASALTSPSVGRAGTASPVGRRSPCPVSPTGPLSPGLDSPTGRLSPCMSSPTGRQSPASLLRKVDGAVEVGRELFQDLNHQGNFSSFQSKAEVKVEEGDLVFERPAESGGKEVRGKIYDYYVESSSHSVSDVNPSGSPTSVSYHSSHPIKLVTLHSTSTNSSDRPQTPRATSPPLIMRDAVFSRGSSTDDNLSPTSPSSSPHDEHPKRGLLRQDSYLIAAANFEPHCVTGNGSGPLLRSRSPAPLSSSEAPVVPKTPDKADEPSLETVAGAKFVHVPTESLSSSSDWESLTGKLDLGNCLEALELAKKHGHGALRQAALRVMSDNYLQVLRDPGLYGRLRAGEREQIQRLRTRGRQCLMVADMESLDWSRRSSPPTKDTKDAGPRTSGGLYYYDDYKDTWHRQCDVPPEVASVGSAMCTMDNYLFVAVGCQGSERARAPSRRVFCFNPVTSIWREICPMNEARPHCKLVALQGHLYAVGGECLSTVERYDPRADRWAFVAPLPDDTFAVAHRATACNGELFVSGGTLRYTLLRYSPKTDAWRRSLIVGTRERTTEMLAVRSFLYRFDVNPLFGINIYRYHTAARLWYECCAKPLPHCPAFQCVAVGDVIYCVSRQFTMRFLADEVSPGFVAEDLRVLAAAKGILFPFVLALPDKSAVQTSV from the coding sequence ATGCCCACGGCGGACGCTGCGGGCACGACGCGCTTCGACATGCAGCTGCTGGGCAAGCTGACGCTGTCCGTGGCCACTGTATTATTCATCTCGTGGGCGTACCGCTTCTACAGCGCCAGAGGTCGCCGCCGGGGTCAAGTTCAGCAGAAGGGACTGGCGGCCAGCACATCAGcgccaacaccaccaacaccaccatcaccgccGCCGTCTCCGTCGTCACGCTCACCGTCTAGTCAGCATGCCTCGGGGTCGCCACCGAAGAGGTGCAGCAGCTGTAAGATGGAGCTTCGCCCCCGCGGTAAAGTGATACCAGaggcctccgccgccgccgctgccgcagGAAGCATCAGTCCGCGGAGCCGGCAGGTGTCAAAAATATATGTGTGCTCAGCGGCCACACCTGACAGGGGTGACGCACGCGTCAACAACGGGGGGCAACGCCCCGGCAACCGGGTCCCGTACTTAGCCCCGGCTGATCTCATcatcacaacaacagcagccgTGTCAGAGAAGACAAGTGCGAGCTCCAGAATAACAGAGGAGCGCAGCTCAGCTATGAGCGACTTGGAAAGGCAAGCGGTGGCTAACAAGCTGGCCAGTGCACTGACCTCTCCATCTGTGGGCAGGGCCGGCACAGCCAGCCCCGTCGGGCGCCGGTCCCCGTGCCCGGTCAGTCCAACTGGACCTCTGTCCCCGGGCCTGGACAGTCCGACCGGCCGTCTGTCCCCCTGCATGAGCAGCCCCACCGGGCGGCAGTCCCCGGCCAGCCTGCTGAGGAAGGTGGACGGCGCGGTGGAAGTGGGCCGGGAGCTCTTCCAGGACCTGAACCACCAGGGCAACTTCTCCAGCTTCCAGTCCAAGGCCGAGGtcaaggtggaggagggggaccTCGTGTTCGAGCGCCCGGCGGAAAGCGGAGGCAAGGAGGTGCGCGGAAAGATCTACGATTATTACGTGGAGTCCTCGTCTCATTCCGTCTCGGATGTAAACCCTTCCGGTAGTCCGACGAGCGTCAGTTATCATAGCTCACACCCGATAAAGCTCGTGACTCTACATAGCACCAGCACCAACAGCAGTGACCGCCCTCAGACCCCGAGAGCCACCAGCCCGCCTCTGATCATGCGCGACGCAGTGTTCAGCCGAGGCTCGTCCACGGACGACAACCTGTCACCCACCAGCCCCAGCTCGTCTCCCCACGACGAGCATCCCAAGAGGGGTCTGCTCCGCCAGGACAGCTACCTGATAGCCGCCGCGAACTTTGAACCCCATTGCGTGACGGGCAACGGCTCCGGTCCTCTTCTACGCAGCCGTTCTCCAgctccgctctcctcctccgaGGCGCCCGTCGTCCCGAAGACGCCCGACAAAGCCGACGAGCCGAGCTTGGAGACGGTCGCCGGGGCCAAATTCGTACACGTCCCCACGGAGAGCCTGTCCAGCAGCTCCGACTGGGAGAGCCTGACGGGGAAGCTGGATCTGGGCAACTGCCTGGAGGCCCTGGAGCTGGCCAAGAAGCACGGCCACGGCGCCCTGCGGCAGGCCGCTCTCCGAGTCATGTCCGACAACTACCTCCAGGTCCTCCGGGACCCGGGCCTGTACGGCAGGCTGCGCGCCGGCGAGCGGGAACAGATCCAGCGGCTGCGGACGAGAGGCCGACAGTGCCTGATGGTGGCCGACATGGAGTCGCTCGACTGGTCCAGGCGCTCCTCGCCGCCCACAAAGGACACGAAGGACGCGGGTCCCCGCACGTCCGGCGGACTCTATTATTACGACGACTACAAAGACACCTGGCACCGGCAGTGCGACGTGCCGCCAGAGGTGGCGTCGGTGGGCTCGGCCATGTGCACCATGGACAACTATCTGTTCGTGGCCGTGGGCTGCCAGGGCTCGGAGCGCGCCAGGGCGCCGTCCAGGAGGGTGTTCTGCTTCAACCCGGTCACGTCCATCTGGCGGGAGATCTGCCCCATGAACGAGGCGCGGCCGCACTGCAAGCTGGTCGCGCTGCAGGGCCACCTGTACGCCGTGGGCGGCGAGTGCCTGTCCACCGTGGAGCGCTACGACCCGCGCGCCGACCGCTGGGCCTTCGTGGCGCCGCTGCCCGACGACACCTTCGCCGTGGCGCACCGCGCCACCGCCTGCAACGGCGAGCTGTTCGTGTCGGGCGGCACGCTGCGCTACACGCTGCTGCGCTACAGCCCCAAGACCGACGCCTGGCGCCGGAGCCTGATCGTGGGCACCAGGGAGCGCACCACCGAGATGCTGGCGGTGCGGAGCTTCCTGTACCGCTTCGACGTCAACCCGCTGTTCGGCATCAACATCTACCGCTACCACACGGCGGCGCGGCTCTGGTACGAGTGCTGCGCCAAGCCGCTGCCGCACTGTCCCGCCTTCCAGTGCGTGGCGGTGGGCGACGTCATCTACTGCGTGAGCCGGCAGTTCACCATGCGCTTCCTGGCCGACGAGGTGTCGCCGGGCTTCGTGGCGGAGGACCTGCGCGTCCTCGCGGCGGCCAAGGGCATCTTGTTCCCCTTCGTCCTGGCCCTGCCTGATAAGAGCGCCGTTCAGACCAGCGTGTGA